One segment of Panicum virgatum strain AP13 chromosome 3K, P.virgatum_v5, whole genome shotgun sequence DNA contains the following:
- the LOC120698394 gene encoding uncharacterized protein LOC120698394, producing the protein MAADDAARSSRRMDLNLYLGLPRAPRARRPDLGSDLALGTPMLSSSSPSSSAASADAPPPEGEPFHPPYSPSRADLVRPPTPAHEPYDPFAPEAIPPYMPPPPLPVPGALPVLADELEFGFSDAHLGLVERLADRPSSSTASSSFRPDRAERFRRLMCLTGSRYIRPRRFRSDLPPLSSEAPSLENDAAPQQPEPEEPVHDTVEENKVVADGAVVGVSEDEGAEHGKSAAMFECNICFEMAAEPVVTSCGHLFCWPCLYQWLHVHYSHKECPVCKGEVTEGNITPIYGRGNSGSDVEKKVSEDGNASGPKIPPRPHGNRLESFRQQFHHLRPISRRLGEAHGFLSTWRRILDQHLMNSVSRFEGPPEAAAHEIPQNASRFSRMTTRLRARRLQREAENLTSIISSAPGSVGLHGNNTSDLPRRTLSPFPPEGMDLLRDLDFSDLDDSERFVTAFSELRRIARPSHYGASTSSNPPNPEPADGTHIVTGLAADQASNSSTMAVIQEDAAFTESAGEPSNAGSSRSLRRRRGSDALGSLDVDGGDLHQNKRRRLN; encoded by the coding sequence ATGGCCGCCGATGACGCGGCGCGGAGCAGCAGACGGATGGATCTGAACCTCTACCTCggcctcccccgcgcgccgcgcgcccgccgccccgATCTCGGCTCCGACCTCGCGCTCGGCACCCCGATGCTGTCTTCgtcgtcgccctcctcctcggccgcatccgcggacgcgccgccgccggagggcgAGCCGTTCCACCCGCCCTACTCGCCGTCCCGCGCCGACCTGGTGCGCCCGCCGACCCCGGCGCACGAGCCCTACGACCCGTTCGCGCCCGAGGCTATCCCGCCCTACATGCCTCCACCGCCCCTTCCGGTTCCAGGGGCGTTACCTGTGCTTGCCGATGAACTTGAGTTTGGTTTCTCCGACGCGCACCTGGGTCTGGTCGAGCGGTTAGCAGACCGACCGTCGTCGTCGACGGCATCCTCTTCCTTCCGCCCGGATCGTGCCGAGCGCTTCCGCCGCTTGATGTGCTTGACTGGGTCTCGCTACATCCGGCCAAGAAGATTCCGGTCAGACCTTCCACCTCTCAGCTCAGAGGCCCCTAGCCTGGAGAATGATGCTGCACCACAACAACCTGAACCGGAAGAGCCCGTGCATGATACTGTGGAGGAGAACAAGGTGGTTGCCGATGGCGCTGTTGTGGGAGTCTCAGAGGACGAGGGAGCCGAGCATGGTAAGAGTGCCGCAATGTTCGAGTGTAATATCTGCTTTGAAATGGCTGCTGAGCCAGTGGTTACCTCCTGCGGCCATCTTTTCTGCTGGCCATGTTTATATCAGTGGTTGCATGTCCACTACAGTCATAAGGAGTGCCCTGTCTGCAAAGGTGAGGTGACTGAAGGGAACATTACTCCTATCTATGGGAGAGGGAATTCAGGCTCGGATGTGGAGAAGAAGGTTTCGGAGGATGGAAATGCATCTGGCCCCAAGATTCCACCGAGGCCGCATGGGAATCGGCTAGAGAGCTTCCGGCAGCAATTCCACCATTTGCGACCCATATCTAGAAGGCTTGGTGAGGCACATGGTTTTTTGTCTACGTGGAGGCGCATTCTTGATCAGCATTTAATGAATAGCGTGAGTAGATTTGAAGGGCCTCCTGAAGCAGCTGCCCATGAAATTCCTCAGAATGCAAGCCGTTTTAGCCGAATGACTACTAGGTTGAGAGCAAGGAGGTTGCAAAGAGAAGCGGAAAACCTTACATCCATTATTTCATCTGCTCCAGGTAGTGTTGGGCTGCATGGAAACAATACATCCGATCTGCCAAGGCGCACTTTAAGTCCATTTCCTCCAGAAGGGATGGATTTATTGCGAGACTTAGACTTTTCTGACCTTGATGACTCGGAAAGGTTTGTGACTGCTTTCAGTGAACTTAGGCGAATTGCAAGGCCAAGCCATTATGGGGCATCAACCTCATCAAACCCACCAAATCCTGAACCTGCTGATGGAACTCATATTGTCACGGGACTGGCTGCAGATCAAGCTTCTAATTCAAGCACCATGGCTGTGATTCAGGAAGATGCGGCTTTTACTGAAAGCGCTGGGGAACCTAGTAATGCAGGGTCTTCAAGATccctgaggaggaggagaggaagtgaTGCCTTAGGTTCTTTGGATGTAGATGGTGGGGACCTACATCAGAACAAGAGAAGACGCCTAAACTAA
- the LOC120698392 gene encoding sorting and assembly machinery component 50 homolog A-like produces the protein MAAAVDPAADQNPKPRDADPHVPAAEVEPEFAEEYEEDGEEEYDDEEEGEELDGPAAAAAERERVQSVFKRLSSDPVAIRVHDVVVKGNTKTRDELIEAEVGDLLRAVPTVQELLRASSVATSRLHRLDVFDAVKITLDAGPPELPGTTNVVIEVVEAANPLTGNAGVYSKPEARSWSLEGSLKLKNLFGYGDIWDASGSYGWDQTTEVGVGVYLPRFKSVPTPLMARASLSSQDWLKFSSYKERLLGLSFGLISTMNHDLSYNLTWCALTDPSHASSKAIRRQLGHNLLSALKYTYKIDQRDSLLRPTKGYAFQSTSQVGGLWDNKGLKFFRQEFDVRGAVPLGFYNAALNVGVGAGVILPLGQGFMNSSSPVPDRFFLGGHSSPVCSLSGLSSLLGFRTRGVGPTEARRLVPSESDSDSAVAPGRDYLGGDLAVSAFADLSFDLPLKLFRDAGIHGHAFLTAGNLAKLSEGEYKNFSVSEFQRTFRSSAGVGIILPTKLFRVEVNYCYILKQAEHDSGKTGIQFSFSSPM, from the exons ATGGCAGCCGCCGtcgaccccgccgccgaccaAAACCCTAAGCCTAGGGACGCCGATCCCCACGTGCCCGCCGCCGAAGTGGAGCCCGAGTTCGCGGAGGAGTACGAAGAGGATGGGGAGGAGGAGTACGAcgatgaggaggagggggaggagctggacgggcccgcggccgcggcggcggagcgggagcGGGTGCAGTCCGTGTTCAAGCGGCTCTCGTCCGACCCCGTGGCCATTCGCGTCCACGACGTGGTCGTCAAGGGCAACACCAAGACGCGGGACGAGCTCATCGAGGCGGAGGTCGGCGACCTGCTCCGCGCCGTCCCCACCGTGCAGGAGCTGCTCCGCGCCTCCAGCGTCGCCACCTCGCGGCTGCACAGGCTCGACGTCTTCGATGCCGTCAAGATCACGCTCGACGCGGGGCCGCCCGAGCTGCCCGGCACCACCAACGTCGTCATCGAGGTCGTCGAGGCCGCCAATCCCCTCACCGGTAACGCCGGCGTCTACTCGAAGCCCGAG GCAAGATCTTGGTCGTTGGAAGGGTCACTTAAGTTGAAGAATTTGTTCGGCTATGGTGACATCTGGGATGCATCAGGTTCCTATGGTTGGGACCAAACTACAGAGGTTGGAGTTGGAGTCTACCTACCAAGGTTTAAATCAGTACCAACACCATTGATGGCCCGGGCATCTTTGTCATCACAAGATTGGCTGAAGTTTTCATCATACAAGGAGCGTCTACTTGGCCTTTCATTTGGTTTGATTTCAACCATGAACCATGACTTGTCTTACAACCTTACATGGTGTGCCTTAACTGATCCGTCGCATGCTTCATCAAAGGCGATAAGGAGGCAGTTAGGGCATAACCTTCTTTCTGCACTGAAGTACACATACAAGATCGATCAGAGGGATTCACTTCTCAGGCCAACAAAAGGATACGCATTTCAGTCAACTTCTCAAGTTGGTGGTCTATGGGATAACAAGGGGTTGAAATTTTTTCGGCAG GAGTTTGATGTCCGTGGCGCTGTGCCTTTGGGATTTTATAATGCTGCTCTAAATGTTGGCGTAGGAGCGGGTGTCATTTTACCACTTGGACAGGGGTTCATGAATTCGTCTTCACCTGTGCCTGATAGGTTTTTCCTTGGAGGTCATTCTTCTCCAGTTTGCAGCTTGAGTGGGCTGTCATCCCTGCTGGGTTTTAGAACAAGAGGAGTTGGCCCCACAGAAGCACGGAGACTTGTACCCAGTGAATCAGACAGTGACTCTGCTGTCGCTCCAGGAAGGGATTACTTGGGAGGTGATCTGGCTGTGTCTGCCTTTGCTGACCTTTCTTTTGATCTGCCTCTCAAGTTATTCAGAGACGCTGGAATCCACGGTCATGCGTTTCTCACTGCTGGGAACCTTGCGAAGTTGTCGGAGGGTGAGTACAAGAATTTCTCAGTTTCTGAATTTCAGCGCACATTCAGGAGCTCTGCTGGTGTTGGCATTATTTTGCCTACTAAACTATTCCGGGTGGAG GTGAACTATTGTTACATTCTAAAGCAAGCTGAGCATGACAGTGGAAAGACCGGAATCCAGTTCAGCTTCTCGTCACCCATGTAG